In a genomic window of Quercus lobata isolate SW786 chromosome 4, ValleyOak3.0 Primary Assembly, whole genome shotgun sequence:
- the LOC115985842 gene encoding uncharacterized protein LOC115985842 → MDRIDKYKRVEEDQQMGKGKAKVFPQERRDFRSEQFNNSNRPRRDYIEQSGSTRAQAIHAVFREPFHKILEKVKYEPFFQWPNKMAGDPLKRNQNLYCAYHQEPGHTTDDCRNLKNYLDRLVREGKLRHLLHRSKGWQEPSNNETRQSTLRPPIGTINVILAAPGRTGSVPFRVMSVSSFSTKPDDRESKRARMSAMPLIGFTEEDKQGTIQPHDDALVVTLRIGGYDVKREDLSPYDSPLVSFEGKVVIPKGMIRLPVQTNSDVVEVNFIVVDAYSPYTVIVARPWLHALGAVSSTLHQKVKYPSGGQIKEIIGNQGVARQCMVSAILRQQNCITSTSAENGL, encoded by the exons ATGGACAGaatcgacaagtacaaaagggtcgaggaggaTCAGCAGATGGGAAAAGGTAAAGCGAAGGTcttccctcaggagaggagggacttcaggtcggaacAATTTAACAACAGTAACAGACCGAGAAGGGACTATATAGAGCAGTCCGGATCTACTAGGGCTCAGGCAAtccatgctgtgttccgagaacctTTTCACAAGATCCTAGAGAAGGTGAAGTATGAGCCTTTCTTCcagtggccgaacaagatggctggCGACCCTTTGAAGCGTAATCAGAACCTGTATTGCGCATACCATCAGGAGCCAGGTCACACTACTGATGATTGCAGAAACCTGAAGAACTATTTAGACCGGCtcgtccgagaagggaagctgAGACATCTGCTGCATCGCTCTAAAGGATGGCAAGAACCATCAAACAATGAAACCAGACAAAGTACGTTGAGGCCACCCATTGGTACAATTAATGTCATTCTCGCCGCACCTGGAAGGACAGGCTCTGTCCCCTTCAGGGTAATGTCAGTGAGCAGTTTCTCGACTAAGCCAGATGACAGGGAATCCAAGAGGGCTAGAATGAGCGCCATGCCATTAATCGGGTTCACGGAGGAAGACAAACAAGGAACTATccaaccccacgatgatgccttAGTCGTTACGCTCCGAATAGGAGGttatgacgtgaaaagg GAAGACCTGTCGCCATACGATTCCCCCCTGGTTAGCTTTGAAGGAAAGGTTGTCATCCCGAAAGGCATGATTAGGTTGCCTGTGCAAACAAACTCAGATGTGGTAGAAGTGAACTTCATTGTCGTAGATGCATACTCCCCTTACACAGTCATCGTGGCCCGGCCATGGCTTCATGCACTAGGGGCTGTGTCGTCAACCttgcaccaaaaggtgaaatatccGTCAGGAGGTCAGATCAAAGAGATAATAGGGAACCAGGGAGTagctaggcaatgcatggtgtcagCAATCTTGCGACAGCAGAATTGCATAACTTCCACTTCGGCCGAGAACGGCTTATAG